Genomic window (Flavobacterium oreochromis):
TCAAGTCCTTCTCAATGGTCGTTAACAGGAAATGCAGGAACTTCTGCTGCTACCAATTTTATAGGTACAACAGATAATACTGATTTTGTTACACGTACTAATAATTCGGAAAGAATCAGAGTAACCAATGCAGGCAACGTTGGGATTGGTTCGAATACTCCTTTAGGTAAATTTCAAGTTAATAACGGTGCTTCAGCAATCAGTGGAATATCAGTGAGGGCTTTAGCTGATTGGGATGCTGTGTCAATATCTCATGATGGTAGTACTGGTTATATTAACGCTGCAGGTGTTGAAACAGGTCTTGCTTTTAGAACAAATTCAACTGCTTCGGGTACTTATTTGTCAAATGCTTATACAGAGCAAATGCGATTATTAAATAATGGGAATCTAGGTTTAGGCACCTCTTCTCCTGCATCTAAACTGGATATTGCAACAGGAATTACTACTGCTCAAACAGCTGTAAACGTTACAGGAAGTATTAATGATTTTTTTCAAATGAACGTACAAAATACCAGTACAGGTACTCAGGCCCAAAGTGGTTATTCAGCTACTGCTAATAATGGTACGGCTACTACTGGTTTTGCTTGGATGGGAATTAATAATTCTAATTTTAATTTTCCTTCAACTTATAATATAGGTGGGGCAAATGATGTGTCTTATATAGGTAGTGGTCAAGATATGTATATTGCCAATGCAAATAATACTAAATCTATAATCTTTTCTACAGGTATTGCTGCTTCTCCTTTCTTTAGTGAGAGAATGCGAGTTACTAATGCTGGAAATGTAGGGATTGGATCGAATGCTCCTTCAAGAAAATTAGAAATTAATTCAGGAGCTTTGGCGACTCCATCAATTCGTTTAACACAACAAAAAGCTAATGTTGCAGCAACAGCTACAACCGGTGATGGAACAAAAGTTCTAGCAGTAGATAATAATGGAGATGTTGTTACAAAAGTAAATGAAAAAAGATATTCTCCAAGCACTTGCTCTTGTACAGGTGTTTTTCCGTATACTTTGCCTGCTGATTTAACTACTTATGAGGAGTATGATGGTAATTGGAGTGGTAATGCTCAGTTGAATACTACTTTGCCTGATTTTATACTCCCAACAGTTGCTAATGCTATTGCAGCAGGTCATAAATATGGAGATGTAGTCGTTATTCATAGAGGATCAACTTATAATGTAGTAATAGGTACCACAAATACAAATTTGGCTTCCGTTCTTAATTTACCAGCAACTACCTCTGTAGGTTTTGCTTTGGGTATAGATAAATGGTATAGAGTTTTTTAAAATGTTGTGATATTCTTTATATCGCTTTAAATAGTTTTTTGTTATGCTATTTGTTGGAAAAGCAAAAAACTATTTAAAGTAAAAATATATTTCTCTTCTATTTTTTAGCTATTAAATTAATATTTTGTCAATTGATGGCTTGAAAAATACCTGTATTAATCTTAAATTTATGTTAAGATTTGTAAAGAAATATATGTTCTGAAATAAAAAAACAGTTTGCCTAAATCTTTAATTGTGATAAGCTCCTGTTTTAAGTTAAAAAAAAATTGATGTGTAATAGTATGGTTCTTTTTATAATTTTAAATAAAAAAAGTTATGCTCAAAATATCATTTAAAGATAAAAAAGTACTTATTACAGGAGGAGCTTCGGGAATAGGAAAAATAATGGTTCGGAAAGCTTTAGAACGAGGCGCGTCTGAATTAATTGTTTGGGATATAAATGCAAAAGGATTAGAAGAACTAAAACAAGATTTTGTTTTTTTTGAATCAAAAATAAAAGTTTATACGGTTGATTTATCTAATATGCAAGAACTAATTGCATTAGCAAATAGAGTAAAGCAAGAAAGAGGTGTAATCGATATTTTAATAAATAATGCTGGTATTATAGTAGGAAAGCATTTTTTAGATCATACAACTGATGAAATATCTCGGACTCTTTTAGTTAATTCAGAAGCTTTGATGCAGACTACTTGGGCTTTTCTACCAGATATGTTAGCGCAAAATTTTGGAGCTATATGTAATATAGCCTCATCTGCAGGATTAGTGTCTAGTCCTAAAATGTCTGTTTATGTTGCTTCTAAATGGGCTGTAGTAGGTTGGAGTGATAGTATTCGTTTAGAATTATTGAAAAAAACAAAAGAAGTTTCAGTTACGACAATCATGCCATATTATATTAATACAGGAATGTTTGATGGAGTTCGTTCAAAGTTGTTACCTATATTAGATCCAGAAAAAACAGCAGAAAAAATTATTTGCGCTGTAGAAAAAAGGACTCGAATGCTAGCAATGCCAATGCCATATTGGTTTATTCGCTTAGCTCAGGGGCTTTTTCCTCTGTCTTTATATGAATGGGTTATGGAGAATTTATTTGGTATTTATGATACAATGAATGAATTTAGAGGGCGTAAATAAAAATACTTTGTGGGAAAAGACTGTTTTTTCTTTTAATTCCACAAAGTATTTTTTTAATTAATCTTCTAAAAGATCAGGTCTTCTGTTTTTCGTGTGTTCGTAAGCTTGATCCTCGCGCCATTTGTCAATATTAGCTTGGTGTCCGCTTAATAAAACATCTGGAACTTTCATTCCTTTGTATTCAGCAGGTCGTGTATAGATAGGAGGAGATAATAAGTTATCTTGAAAACTATCTGTTAGAGCCGAGGTTTCATCACTTAAAACCCCTGGTATTAGACGTATAAGCGCATCACATAAAACAATAGCGCCAATCTCTCCTCCGCTTAAAACATAATCACCTATAGAAATTTCTTTTGTGATGTGTAGATCACGTACTCGTTGATCTACTCCTTTGTAATGACCGCAAAGAATGATAATGTTTTTATACATAGACATTTTGTTTGCTAGTGGTTGACGTAAAGTTTCACCATCAGGGGTCATGTAAATTACTTCATCATATGTACGATCTTCTTTTAATTTTGA
Coding sequences:
- a CDS encoding SDR family oxidoreductase, which gives rise to MLKISFKDKKVLITGGASGIGKIMVRKALERGASELIVWDINAKGLEELKQDFVFFESKIKVYTVDLSNMQELIALANRVKQERGVIDILINNAGIIVGKHFLDHTTDEISRTLLVNSEALMQTTWAFLPDMLAQNFGAICNIASSAGLVSSPKMSVYVASKWAVVGWSDSIRLELLKKTKEVSVTTIMPYYINTGMFDGVRSKLLPILDPEKTAEKIICAVEKRTRMLAMPMPYWFIRLAQGLFPLSLYEWVMENLFGIYDTMNEFRGRK
- the trmD gene encoding tRNA (guanosine(37)-N1)-methyltransferase TrmD; protein product: MRIDIITVLPELMQSPFEGSIMKRAIQKGLVEVHFHNLRDYTIDKRRSIDDYQFGGGAGMVMMIEPIDKCISKLKEDRTYDEVIYMTPDGETLRQPLANKMSMYKNIIILCGHYKGVDQRVRDLHITKEISIGDYVLSGGEIGAIVLCDALIRLIPGVLSDETSALTDSFQDNLLSPPIYTRPAEYKGMKVPDVLLSGHQANIDKWREDQAYEHTKNRRPDLLED